agagaagagatcttttctcttttggagAGTGGAGATAAGACTCAATCGATCTTGACAAATGCGACTATAGGCGGTCAAGCTCAATTGGTTCCCTACACCTTTAATCAACAAAGGTGTGAAGCCAAATGTATGAGGTATATCATAAGAGATGAGATCCCTTTTAGGCATGTTGTATGAGTTAAACTCTAAGTTCAAGATCCCTAATAGATAAAAGATAGCCGCTGGAGTATGGTATTTGTTCTTAGTTGAGAAGGCCAAGATAATGAGTGTGATAGGTAATCACAAGGTAAGTATCACAACCGATACTTGGGCTTCGATCCAAAACATCAACTACATGGTAGTCACAACCCATTTCATGGATAGTGAGTGGAATTTGCATAAAAGGATCATCAATTTCACAAAGATCACTAGTCACAAGGATGTTGACATAGGCAAGACTTTATGTGAATGCTTGAATGCTTCGGGGATTGAAAAATTGTTTAGCATTACCGTTGACAATGCTTCAGGAAATGATGAGGCAGTTATGTATGTGGGAAATAGGATAAAGGATTTCAATAACCTTTTACTTGATGGGAAGTGTTTGCAGTTGAGGTGTGCATGTCATATCCTTAACTTGATTGTTAAGAATGGGTTGAAGTAGCTTCTTAGCTCAATGGAGGGGATAAGGAATTGTGTAAAATATATTCACTTATCCCCGTCAAGGTTGGATTCTTTTAGGGACCATGCCTTGGAGATGAGGATGGATGGGATGGCAAATGTGCCAATGGATGTGGTGACAAGGTGGAATTCTACTGATAAAATGCTTGATTGTGCTTTCAAGTACAAGATAGTATTCAATAGGATGGCGATGGAAAATGTAGCTTTTCAAGCTTCCATTGAGGAGATAGAGAAGGATGGGATGAAGAGAGTGGGTCCTCCGAGTAATTAAAATTGGGAGAAGTCAATCTCATTTGTTCACTTTCTTAAGAAATTCTATGACACAATCTTGAAGCTAAGTGCAACCACAACGGTTGCATCCAATATAATTTTCCTTCAATTCGTTAGCTTACAAGTTTAGATTGAACTCAAAATGAATGATCCTAGAGATCCGGTCTTGCAAAGGTTGGTTTCAtcaatgaagaagaagtttGACAAGTATTGGGGGAGTTTTGAAAGTGTGAACAAGATTATTTTTGTAGCATTAGTGCTAGACCCAAGATTTAAACTTCAAATGCTTAAGATAAGCTTCCAAAATCTCAAGGCCGAAGAAAATAAGATATATGAGGTTGTGCGTGAAGTGAGAACATGCTTGTTCAATTTGTATAATGAGTATAGAGGGGTGGATGGCTTAGTGGGCCAACCAATGAATGAAGGCGAAGATGAGAATGTTGGAAATGATCTTCAAGGCTACGATGATGTTCAAACAAAATGTTTCATCAACTTGTGCAACAAAGGAATGAGGAACAACTTGTGGAAATATCCAATGAAGTGGATAAATACTTGACTGACCCTTTTGAAAGCCATTTTACCAAAGGCTTCAAACTCATGAATTGGTGAAAGACAATGAGGGTAGATATCCAATCCTTTTAAAGATTGCCAAGGGTATCTTTGCAATCTCAAGCTCAACCATTGCTAGTGAGAATGCCTTTAGCCTAGGCAAGAGGATGTGGATCCTTTTAGAAATTCACTGACACCTAAAATAGTAAAGGCATTAGTGTGTACTAGCGATTGGCTTAAGGCGGATGAATTTTACTTCTACAACGAACCAACAGATGAAGAGCTTGCATTCTATAAAGAACTTGAAGCACTTGAAGCAAGTAAGACAAAATCtactattttgttttaaataaattatgtttctatcttctttttctaacattcatgttttttttataaacataatttactgttttgtttacttattttttttactagaTGTGGCCGGTACTCAAACTTCTACATCAACACTACCTCCTCGATTTGCTTCCACATCATCATTACCTACTTTTTGAGTTGTGAGAGACATCATGGTTTGTTCAACAAACTTTGTTGTAACAATTCATTGTACTTTTCATATTCGGgttgtaattttaattattctcATTGCACTTCATTTCATATTTGGgttgtaatttaattttaaataagttttcattgcacttcattttctttttgggttgtaACTTTTTATTAAGTTTTCATTGCACTTCATTTTGTATTTGGgttgtaacttttttttaagttttactTGTTATGTATCATAATTTGATGATATGATGATGCATGATAATCAAAAGTTTTGAATGACAAAAGTTAGGTGTTCTAAAACTTATATAAACAAAGGCTTGAAACAAAATGGCCTCAAAAGGCTTCTAAAAATTGGGCAAAATCTTCAAAACAGGGCTTGAaactcgaaaaaaaaaaaaaaaaaaattgggctTCATAGTAAGTCCACAACTAAACCGGACCGGCCGACGATGAGGTTCAACCGCAATTCGGTAAACAGCAACCTGTGGAACCGGTCACTGTTGTCATTTTGGCCATTCCGATGGCTGTCAATAGGTAGCCGGTTGCCATAGATCGGTGCGGTAAACGAATCAAAACAGCACTAGAAGAAATTGAGGAGTACGAAGAAATTTAtgaaacaatttagaatttgttAATGGCGATTCAAGCAGTAGCTCATGCATTGAATGAGATTATCATGCATAGTGAAAATATTGAATGTCCATTAACTTGGCAATTACTATGAAAGgatataattatatacatCATGTATTGAATAACGGTTCAGAATATTTTCGAGAAAGATATAGAATGTATCTTGATATGTTTCAAAAGTTATGCAGTATCATTAGAGAAAAAACACTCTTACAAGATACAAGATTCCTTTGTGTAGAAGAAATGGTGCGACCTTTTTGCTTATTATGGGTCAAAATAATAGATATTTTCTAGTACATGATACATTTGGGCAATCCCACTTCACTACTAGTAAAAATTTTAACAAAGTTGTAAGGGCCTTGAACACAATAGCACCGGAGATActagccaaaaaaataagggaAAGTAAAAGGTTTTACACATACTTTAAAGTAAGTGTGTTTTCTGGTGcaacttattttattatacTTTTATGTTTAATAGTATCTTTTGAACTTTTGTGTTTATTTCAGGATTGTATCGGAGCTATAAATGGCACACATATTCTAGCAATGGTAATAGGATGAGACGTAAGTAGCTATCGTAATCATCACAGTACGATATCACAAAATGTATTAGCAGCTTGTAACCTTGATTTGGAATTTATATATGTCCTTAGTGGGTGGGTGGGCTCAGCTCATGATTCAAGAGTAGTACATGATGCTTTAACAAGGAGAAATGGACTTAGAGTGCCACAaggtattttttaatttttaatttttttcatttatagtTTACATTAGGTCATACATTGGATACTAACATATGTGTAATCTATTATCAAGTAAATTTTTCTTAGTGGATTGTGGAATTCCAAATCGACGCCAATTTTTGGCTCCATTTCGAGGAGTTCGATATCATCTCCAAGAGTTTGGTGATCAAGGTCGTGCACCTGCAAATGAAGTTCAGTTTTTCAATCTTCGTCATCCGTCCTTGAGGAATGTCATTGAGAGGATATTTGGTATATTTAAGTCACGATTTACAATTTTCAAGTCCGTACCTCCATTCCTATATATGACACAAACAGAGATAATGTTAGCTTGTGTAGGACTATACAACTTTCTTCGGAAAGAGTGTAGATCTGACGAATTTCTTATTGAATTGGAGAACGaaatcttcatcatcttcaccGTTACCGGTTAATGAAGGGGATCCTGAAATAGTTTTCCAAACacaagaacaacaacaacagaaTGCTAATGAATGGAGAGTTTGTATAGCTTTGGATATGTGGAGAGATGTTGGGCACAATGACAACAATGAGAATTAAGGATAATGAATGAAAGTTAAATATTTTCCTTAaacttttctttcaaatttgaaatacATTTGTCACTATATTTCTTGagaattttttatgaattttgtttttcgttaaacataatttttataaatttaaaaaaaaattatttcatgTTGTTCGAGGAAAAGATGTTATGAATTTggctttttatttcatgttgtttaaaattttatttcatgttgTTCAACTAACATCAGTGCACTCTTGGTACAAATCATGTAGTTCCATCTGCTTACAGTTGTAATATTGGTACAAATCAAGTATCAGAACATCTCAACATCAGTGCAGACAATTTCTAATCCCTCAGTGCAGAAATTTTCTCATCTCAACATATATGCTATGAACCAGCCTGCTGCATGATGTAGTGCTTCATCTGGGTAAAGATGCCGAAGTTAGCCttcgtttttaaaaaaatctgttaaagaaattatagaaGTCTGAAATAAAAGAGCCATACAAATCTTAAGaaagtttattaaaaaaattatataaaagtCTTCTGAAAGTCTATACGAAATCTAAAGCTCCATAAAGTTCTATGAAATCTAGCactgaaaccaaaaaaaaatattaaactgtctaaaatcttaattgaatacaccccaaAAGTAAGTTCAAATCCCCTCTCTCAACTTGGCttgtatataattaaaaaatagggcTTAAGCACTACAGTGCACCCTGAAACATTGATCAACTCTCACTTCACACCCTTAAAGTTAAAGGGACAAACTTTGCCCCCATGACCAAGGTTTGATGTTCCACATTGCCCCTACCGTTAACTCCATCCAAAAGTCCGTTAAATTTGATGATGTGGCAGGGGTGTTTTAGTAATTTTGTgcacataaattttttaattacttttaaataaaataaaatataaacattaaattgaaaaaaaaatagattttagagagaaaaaaaaaaaaacctacccATCCATCCTTGGTACCCCCCACCAGATTCCCATCACTCCCCCACCTGCAACCTACAACCTACAACCCACCCTTCTCCTTGTGCAGATGCTAGAAAGCCATCGCTCCCCCACCTGCAACCCACCCCTTCCTGCGCAGAACCCAGAAACCTCCTTCCCTCTCTCCccttcccccccccccccgaGAAAAACCATTAACCTCCTAAGCATCCTTCCCCGGTACCCTCAACATTCTCTCTGGGCAGAacccaaaaacccaacaaccccccccccccccccccgaTTTCTTACACCTCCCCCAATTTCTTCTCTGCTCCCCCCCTTCCCCATCAAGACCCATCGCCGCCTCCCCTCTGCTTTTTTCTACCCCACTCCCACAGATCCCCAGCCTCCATACCCAGTTGCTTTGTTCACATTCATGAACTCTGCTGCGAATGGTTTGTTAATATATTAGAGCCGTCGCCTTTCTGAGTTCTATATTGATGGTGTTGCTTTGCTTGAAATTCTTCTCAATGGAGATTTTGCATTCATTATACAATGCTGAAGAAAccattaaaattttgtttcgTTTTATACCCGAAACTGAAACTGAGGCATGTTCCTGGTTAGGTAAGTAGAATGGGTCTCCAAGACGTTGTGCCAATGGTTGAATGtgcttaaaaaaaatttgcgcagagagagagagagagagagagagagagagagagagagagagagagagagagagagagagcaatttttttaagttttaaattttatgtttgtattttaattttttattaattttttaatccATGTTGGAGTTGGGCTTCACTTTGCCACATTACCCACTCAaatttatgaataaaaaatcaaggTGCACAAAATTACTAAAACACCCATTCTACGTCATCAAACTTAACAAATTTTTGGATGGAATTGACGGTAAAGGGCACTGTGGAACATCAAACCTTAGTCAAGGGGGCAAAGTAGGTCATTTTAACTTTAAAGGAATAAAGTGAGAATTGACCAATGTTTCAGGGTGCACTGTAGCAATTaagccaaaaaataataataaaaattaccCTGCCCCTTCTCTAACCTCCTAACCACGTGGAGTCTGTCATATGCATgctgtgggagcaaatttccccacgagaatattcggttCGAAAGATTCCCCTTTTCTTATTTGCCACCTCTTTCTCCCtacaaaatagaacaaatacagggaccacacccggggggtgttggccaaaggccctccgatgcctaaattagttcaattgaATCATATAGAAAACAATAGGTAATAGGGTACGGAgatatgtttataatataaaccGGGCAgccggagccttatgtaaaagagagagagagagagagagagagagagagagagagagagagaggaggtaGCTAGGCTCTGTGAGGGAAGATCTCTATAGAGGTATTAGCAGTAGTTCTGACGTACCTCATCCTTGTGCGTGACCAAGTATTTATAGTGGCCTTGGagaggttggtggggttggtgtaGTTAGGCCTGGCAatgggtcgtgtcgtgtcgaGTTCGTGTCGTGTCGAGATTTTAAACAGGGCAGAAATGGTCAACCCAAacacgacccgtttaataaacgagTCAGAAATTGTCAACCCGAACACGACCCGTTTATAAACGGGTTGACATGACCCAACCCATGTAATCCGCCACctgttcattttttattataactaAATCAATAATTTTAACAGTTTGATAAAACTTCCCCCAAATACAACCtaagtaaataattaaatacaaatacatattcattagttcaagttcaactcaaattgaatagaaaagttcaagttcaactccAAATTGAACAGAAAAGTTCAAATCAAGTTACAAAAGTGAAATAATTACaacacaaaatacaaatacatattcatcagttcaagttcaactccaaattgaatagaaaagttcaagttcaactccAAATTGAACAGAAAAGTTCAAATCAAGTTACAAGAGTGAAATAATTACaacacaaaatacaaataaaaaccaaCTTAATAATAATCAGTCTTCATCTTTCATTCAACCACATCAACTCTGTCCACCGACAGTGACTGTATTAGAGCCCCCTGCAGAATTTGTAGCATTTATTTCCATCTTGCTAATATCCTCAGTCAATTCTTCTAGGTTGGGTGCTAAAGTACAATTTTCTACAAAGTAAATAATAAGGATTAAGCTGATGTTGAAAAGAAACAGATACAAGAAATAAGAATTAAAGTTTGAGCAAATATACCTTCGCCAAATATCCAATCACGCGTACAAACTAGTGCCTCAACATTTTCAGGCTTAAGAGCACTACGATACTGATCAAGCACTCTACCACCAACACTAAATGCTGACTCAGATGCAACTGTGGATATTGGAATAGACAATAAATCACGTGCCAAAATTGATAGTTCAGGATATCGAAATTGGTTCACTTTCCAGAAATCAAGAACATTCAACTTTGTCTTCCTATCAATTTTGGGCTCATCCAAATACAATTGTAACTGAGTCTTTTGGGCAGAAGTGGTAAACTCTTCACTTTCAAAGTTATCAAAttcctattaaaaaaaataataataacattaaTATGAGCACAAACAGTCAAATGTATATTAAACTTTTATGTATtcctataaaaataaatagttatTTACCTTCATAACATCCAAGCATTCTTTAGAAACCATGTCATCAACATGAGGACGAGCACCATTTGAGGCACTTGAAGTACCAGAAACAGATTCATAAGAAGaatatatccaaaaatataaatcaaagagagaaaacaacATATCACGAACTTTAGTCATttcttcggagttgtaacCATACAAccttttataacaaaattctacaaattgaattttgtatCTAGGATCCAATATTACAGCAATTGCAAGGATCAAACTATACTCTTTCCAATACTTATCGAACTTTTCCATCATTTGAGTTGCCATAGATTTCATGAAACTATCTGAATCAACCTTTGCCTTTCTCAAAGTATCTTCCACCACAAAAACTTGAGGAAAATACAGATTTGCTGTTGGGTATTTAGTTCCAGAAAACAAACAAGTCACATCATAAAACACCTTAAGAAACTTGCTAAGTTTTTCCAATTTTACCCACTCATCTTGAGAAAGAGAATGTTTGTAATTAGAATCACTCAATTGTAAATGCAGAAACGCACGTTGATAATAAAGTGCACTGTCAATCATAAGAAACGTGGAGTTCCATCTAGTAGGTACATCTTGACGCAATCCCCTTTTACATTCTAAAGAAACTTGTGCAGCACAATTTAGGAATTTCTGTTTCCTCCCTTGTGAACCTCTAACATACTTAATGCTTTCCCTAATTTTCCCCACAGAATCATCAATGTGTTTCAACCCATCTTGCACTATTAAGTTAAGAATGTGAGCACAACATCGAATATGAAAAAACTTTCCATTCATTAATAATGCATCCTTTAAATTAAGTTGCCCCTTCAACAACTCAACAAAAGTATCATTTGAAGATGCATTGTCTAAAGTCATTGAAAAAAGTTTCTTTTCCACCCCCCAATCAGTCAACAACCTATAGATTTTCTCACACAATGCAACACCAGTATGAGGAGGAGGcataaaactaaaattcaaTATTCTTTTCTGCAATTTCCAATTAACATCAATAAAATGGACAGTGAGACAAAGATAACCATCTGTGGTTATAGACGTCCATAAATCAGATGTCAAACAAACTCTTCCAGGAACTGAACCCAAAATTTCCTTAAGCTTAGCTTTTTCTCTATTATAAAGACTCAACACATCAGCCTTTGCAGTATTACGAGATACCAATTTAATATCAGCACAAACATAATTAAACAGTTGCCTAATTCCAGCATACTCAACAAACTGAAAGGGTAGGTCATGCATGATAATTGCCATCACTAATAATTCACGAAACTTCATAGGATCGAACTTGGAAGACCTTGTTAAGATAGCCCCATCAGATTTAGATAATAATAACTGGCCTAAATCACGAGTATCATTTTCACACAAGATTCAATATGACGCTTCAAATTCCCAGTACCATATCTACTATCACACAAATATTTTTGATCACATTTCATACACTTTGCTCTTTGCTCATTATTTTCATCTATAGGAAGAATTTCAAATTGAGTCCATACCACTGATGTGAGTTTTCTACGCCGCTTACCAATCTGAGTTACCACtgcattgttgttgtttgatGGATCTGAATCAACCACATTGTTTCTAACTTCTCCAACTCCAACTCCACCTTCAGCACTTTCGGATACACCTTCAAAAGTATCCATTCCACCTATATGAaacataataattttatattaaaaataataataatcaagcAGAATCTGTGCAACAAAACAACAACGAATTTAACACAAAAAAACacttacaaaattataaattccAACACCTCCAATCGAACCTGAAATGAAATACAAAAGTCCAataccataaataaattagaaatagaacaacaaaaaaacactaTTAATCTTGATGCTATTGTCTGCCAGTACATTATTGATAGGTTTCGCTGCCTTTATTTCACCACTATCATCACATTCACAAtctaatattataataattagtTTCTCTTtgacaacccaaaaaaaaatattcagaAAACCACCAATCTAAGATTCTAAGACAACccaaacaaaataatcataaCCAATAGAATAAACGAAAACTAGAAAAGGAATTCCATCAAATGCAAACTAAGCACAGGAAAAAGAACCCACCTTTGAATCTGATTGGGGTATCGAGACCAACCCTCTTGTTATCTGTTGAGAGGTAGACGAGAGAGAGTCGAGAGGTAGACGGAGATGAGACCAAATCAGAGGGAGTACAGAGATGAGGCTTGGATTGGACTTGGAGAGGAGGGAACTGGTTTGGTGAGCACTGAGCAGACTAAGGCTAGGCGGCTGTGTGGAAAGGTCGTTCATTTGTATCCAGAGCGTATGAGTGAGAGGCTAGGGTTACGAACTTATGAATATATATGcgtgttaaattttttttttttaagagggTATTCAATTACTAATAAGTATTCTGCtagggttttagttttttagaTGCGGGTTGACATGACCCGTTAAATAAACGGGTTAGATAGGTACTATAGCGGATTagcgggttgacccgaaaccCACTCGTTTATTAAACGGATTAGAACGGGTTGACCAAaaattgaccttttttttatcGTGCGGATTGAACCCGCTAATTTCTCCTTtgggtttcgagtcgtgtatcgGGTCGTATCCGAAATTGCCACCGCCAggtgtagttggtgaggttggtatagttggtgaggttggtgtggttggtgaaGTTGGTGTATTTAGGGATTAGGGATTTAACCGAATCCCTAATTAAGGTGAGGATCAAGTAACCCCCAATTTGACTAGGtgattcccaattaggttacgtaactcccaattaggttaggtaactcctaattaggtcaaataattcccaaattgattggccaaatcatttgacctagggtttagGTTTAATTtagttcccacaaatgccccccaacTTCTGCATGGCGCGTGGTGGCGTGTAGGAAATGTAAACTGTCTGTTGGGCTGTAACTGGGCTTCCTTCATGGATCTGGGCTCCCGAGCGGAGGAGGTGTTCGAATTGCTAATTTTATGAACTCCCATTTTGGAAAAGTTTTGAGATTCATTGTAGGTCAAGAGATTTTGCTCCTTATAAATGTTGGGCTCCTCCAATTTATTCTTCACATCAAAAATCCATTCTTCCAACTTCGccagtgagagagagaactttggagattttttttcaacatgcTTGAGACTTTGCCCTCGCTGCACACCCAAGGTAATTTAACTTGGGctgttcattttttttttttttttttgggtattctaacttgtagaatttttttctttttgcagctACCCGTTGACCAATCATGTCTTCTGGAGATGGTAGCAAGGCTTTAAGCTCTCAGGTGCCTTTGTATTTGTGGGGAGGTTTCGAGGTGCACGAGAAAAGGTTTGTAGCCACCTTGCACCGCGTTATGAATGTAGGTCAACTCCAGAGGTGGCAAGCTGCTTATGCTTCTGCAATTCCTGACGATGTGCATATCAAGTTGGTGAAGCCTTTGACTAACGTCGTGCCTTGCGTGGATGCGAACCTTCCAAATGCTAGAGTTATCACGTTCCATCCCTTTTACTTCTCCTTGGGTTTCAAGTTCACGATGTCAAAGCTTTTCAAGGAGGTGTTTTGCGCCATAGGATGTGCTCCGAGTCAGTGTACTCCAAATGTTTACCGGGCTGTCATATGTTTTGAAAATCTGAGCTATTTATTCATGCTGGAGCTGACGATGCGGGAgttcttctattttttcaaaGTGAGGCACTTCGAGAAGTATGCCCAAGTTCGCATTTACAAGGCCAAGCAGTTCGACAGTCTTAGTCAAAGAGATCACGCTTGGCATGACAATGTGTTAGAAGTCAGCGAACGGTGGGAAGAAGACGTTGGTGACGGCCCACTTGTTCCCATCACCTACTGCGATGGTATACCTTTTTGCGATTTTTGATATACtcattttatttgaatttcttgaagcGTGGCTAACTAATTTTTGTCTTCCGCTTGTAGTGAATGACATCAGCAAGCAATTGGAGCTTGGACCAGATATGGCTAAGGTCCGTCGTGCTTTGAACATCCCTCTAAG
Above is a genomic segment from Prunus dulcis chromosome 7, ALMONDv2, whole genome shotgun sequence containing:
- the LOC117635228 gene encoding zinc finger BED domain-containing protein RICESLEEPER 2-like — its product is MDTFEGVSESAEGGVGVGEVRNNVVDSDPSNNNNAVVTQIGQLLLSKSDGAILTRSSKFDPMKFRELLVMAIIMHDLPFQFVEYAGIRQLFNYVCADIKLVSRNTAKADVLSLYNREKAKLKEILGSVPGRVCLTSDLWTSITTDGYLCLTVHFIDVNWKLQKRILNFSFMPPPHTGVALCEKIYRLLTDWGVEKKLFSMTLDNASSNDTFVELLKGQLNLKDALLMNGKFFHIRCCAHILNLIVQDGLKHIDDSVGKIRESIKYVRGSQGRKQKFLNCAAQVSLECKRGLRQDVPTRWNSTFLMIDSALYYQRAFLHLQLSDSNYKHSLSQDEWVKLEKLSKFLKVFYDVTCLFSGTKYPTANLYFPQVFVVEDTLRKAKVDSDSFMKSMATQMMEKFDKYWKEYSLILAIAVILDPRYKIQFVEFCYKRLYGYNSEEMTKVRDMLFSLFDLYFWIYSSYESVSGTSSASNGARPHVDDMVSKECLDVMKEFDNFESEEFTTSAQKTQLQLYLDEPKIDRKTKLNVLDFWKVNQFRYPELSILARDLLSIPISTVASESAFSVGGRVLDQYRSALKPENVEALVCTRDWIFGEENCTLAPNLEELTEDISKMEINATNSAGGSNTVTVGGQS